One genomic window of Cygnus atratus isolate AKBS03 ecotype Queensland, Australia chromosome 16, CAtr_DNAZoo_HiC_assembly, whole genome shotgun sequence includes the following:
- the FKBP1A gene encoding peptidyl-prolyl cis-trans isomerase FKBP1A, producing the protein MGVHVETIAPGDGRTFPKRGQTCVVHYTGMLEDGKKFDSSRDRNKPFKFVMGKQEVIRGWEEGVAQMSVGQRAKMTISPDYAYGSTGHPGIIPPNATLIFDVELMKLE; encoded by the exons ATGGGCGTGCACGTGGAGACCATCGCCCCCGGCGACG GGCGGACGTTCCCCAAGCGCGGCCAGACCTGCGTGGTGCACTACACGG gTATGCTGGAGGATGGGAAGAAGTTTGATTCCTCCCGCGACAGGAACAAGCCGTTCAAGTTCGTGATGGGCAAGCAGGAGGTGATCCGGGGCTGGGAGGAAGGCGTCGCCCAG ATGAGCGTTGGTCAGAGGGCGAAGATGACCATCTCCCCAGATTACGCCTACGGCTCTACTGGCCACCCAGGGATCATCCCACCAAACGCCACTCTAATTTTCGACGTGGAGCTCATGAAATTGGAATGA
- the LOC118258350 gene encoding uncharacterized protein LOC118258350 isoform X2 encodes MLPGARGDAEVPGPDQEGAVPQGRASHGEEKPGLPLRRKLCYAIGGIPYQMTANALGFFLQIFLLDVVQLEPFHASLILFLGRAWDAVTDPAVGFLVSKSPRRKYGKLIPWIACSTPFGVLCYCMMWSTLADGAPVSLKFLWYLFTYNFFQICMTCYHVPYSSLTMFLGGNQRDRDSATAYRMGMEVFSTLLGSGIQGQMVGAYHGHTTNGCSFGNGTLPNSSTPSLAGSLEGTSLRVCLPGPGLDLLPLLSDSCLRGQGAAGAPQPPGEDWAALHELPEDDRGTQALHPSALWLPLRVPGLPGHAGDFCFLLYSRRGAGREVSALGAHHAGHSFPLYPLLAVVFGEIWEENGSDLGPGADHPGPGGHHPGEPQLPGLRPPDGGGRLQLGRALPPALFCRLPRQRLHLQPLRHPCPEASHGPSPDHPAAHRHNHLLPPSHQRGAEEADEDGAGGDGASGAARQLRPPPGLSRCEGCFLRVPESMVGCWSVLPSATTLLSASLPADLRTSKSL; translated from the exons ATGCTTCCCGGCGCTCGCGGAGATGCTGAGGTGCCTGGGCCGGACCAGGAGGGAGCAGTCCCTCAGGGGAGAGCGTCCCACGGCGAG GAGAAGCCAGGACTGCCGCTGCGCAGGAAGCTCTGCTATGCCATCGGGGGCATCCCCTACCAGATGACAGCCAACGCCCTGGGGTTTTTCCTCCAGATCTTCCTGCTGGACGTCGTGCAG ctggaGCCCTTCCACGCCTCTCTGATCCTTTTCCTCGGAAGAGCCTGGGACGCAGTTACTGACCCTGCTGTTGGCTTCCTGGTCAGCAAGAGCCCGAGGAGAAAATACGGCAAGCTGATCCCATG GATTGCGTGCTCCACGCCGTTCGGGGTGCTCTGCTACTGCATGATGTGGTCCACCCTCGCGGACGGCGCCCCCGTCTCCCTGAAATTCCTGTGGTACCTGTTCACGTACAACTTCTTCCAGATTTGCATGACT TGCTACCACGTGCCCTACTCTTCCCTGACAATGTTCCTGGGAGGAAACCAGAGAGACCGAGACTCGGCCACCGCCTACA GAATGGGGATGGAGGTGTTCAGCACGCTGCTCGGCTCAGGAATCCAGGGGCAGATGGTGGGCGCTTACCACGGCCACACGACGAACGGCTGCTCCTTCGGGAACGGGACCCTGCCCaacagcagcacccccagcctcgCCGGCTCGCTGGAGGGCACG AGCCTACGTGTCTGCCTCCCTGGTCCTGGGCTCGATCTACTGCCTCTCCTGTCTGATTCTTGTCTTCGGGGTCAGGGAGCAGCCGG ggcccctcagccccctggGGAAGACTGGGCTGCCCTTCACGAGCTGCCTGAGGACGATCGTGGGACACAAGCCCTACACCCATCTGCTCTGTGGCTTCCTCTTCGCGTCCCTGGCCTTCCAG GTCATGCAGgggatttttgctttcttctgtactCACGCCGCGGGGCTGGCCGGGAAGTTTCAGCACTTGGTGCTCATCATGCTG GTCACAGCTTCCCTCTCTATCCCCTTTTGGCAGTGGTTTTTGGGGAGATTTGGGAAGAAAACGGCAGTGACCTTGGGCCTGGCG CTGATCATCCCGGCCCTGGTGGCCATCACCCTGGTGAGCCACAACTTCCCGGCCTTCGTCCTCCTGATGGTGGTGGCAGGCTGCAGCTCGGCCGTGCTCTACCTCCTGCCCTG tTTTGCAGGTTACCGCGCCAGAGACTGCACCTACAACCCCTCCGTCACCCTTGCCCTGAAGCTTCTCATGGCCCCAGTCCCGATCATCCTGCTGCTCATCGCCATAACCATCTTCTGCCTCCATCCCATCAACGAGGAGCGGAGGAAGCAGATGAGGATGGAGCTGGAGGCGATGGG GCGTCAGGCGCGGCGCGGCAGCTCAGACCACCACCAGGGCTGAGTCGG tGTGAAGGATGTTTCTTGCGAGTGCCCGAGTCCATGGTCGGGTGCTGGAGTGTGCTGCCCTCTGCCACTACGTTGCTTTCAGCCTCGCTGCCTGCAGATTTACGAACGAGCAAGAGCCTTTGA
- the LOC118258350 gene encoding sodium-dependent lysophosphatidylcholine symporter 1-like isoform X1: MLPGARGDAEVPGPDQEGAVPQGRASHGEEKPGLPLRRKLCYAIGGIPYQMTANALGFFLQIFLLDVVQLEPFHASLILFLGRAWDAVTDPAVGFLVSKSPRRKYGKLIPWIACSTPFGVLCYCMMWSTLADGAPVSLKFLWYLFTYNFFQICMTCYHVPYSSLTMFLGGNQRDRDSATAYRMGMEVFSTLLGSGIQGQMVGAYHGHTTNGCSFGNGTLPNSSTPSLAGSLEGTRRAYVSASLVLGSIYCLSCLILVFGVREQPGPLSPLGKTGLPFTSCLRTIVGHKPYTHLLCGFLFASLAFQVMQGIFAFFCTHAAGLAGKFQHLVLIMLVTASLSIPFWQWFLGRFGKKTAVTLGLALIIPALVAITLVSHNFPAFVLLMVVAGCSSAVLYLLPWSMLPDAVDDFMLRNPNCLNLEALFYSFYVFFNKFAGGLAVGISTLGLHFAGYRARDCTYNPSVTLALKLLMAPVPIILLLIAITIFCLHPINEERRKQMRMELEAMGRQARRGSSDHHQG, encoded by the exons ATGCTTCCCGGCGCTCGCGGAGATGCTGAGGTGCCTGGGCCGGACCAGGAGGGAGCAGTCCCTCAGGGGAGAGCGTCCCACGGCGAG GAGAAGCCAGGACTGCCGCTGCGCAGGAAGCTCTGCTATGCCATCGGGGGCATCCCCTACCAGATGACAGCCAACGCCCTGGGGTTTTTCCTCCAGATCTTCCTGCTGGACGTCGTGCAG ctggaGCCCTTCCACGCCTCTCTGATCCTTTTCCTCGGAAGAGCCTGGGACGCAGTTACTGACCCTGCTGTTGGCTTCCTGGTCAGCAAGAGCCCGAGGAGAAAATACGGCAAGCTGATCCCATG GATTGCGTGCTCCACGCCGTTCGGGGTGCTCTGCTACTGCATGATGTGGTCCACCCTCGCGGACGGCGCCCCCGTCTCCCTGAAATTCCTGTGGTACCTGTTCACGTACAACTTCTTCCAGATTTGCATGACT TGCTACCACGTGCCCTACTCTTCCCTGACAATGTTCCTGGGAGGAAACCAGAGAGACCGAGACTCGGCCACCGCCTACA GAATGGGGATGGAGGTGTTCAGCACGCTGCTCGGCTCAGGAATCCAGGGGCAGATGGTGGGCGCTTACCACGGCCACACGACGAACGGCTGCTCCTTCGGGAACGGGACCCTGCCCaacagcagcacccccagcctcgCCGGCTCGCTGGAGGGCACG CGCAGAGCCTACGTGTCTGCCTCCCTGGTCCTGGGCTCGATCTACTGCCTCTCCTGTCTGATTCTTGTCTTCGGGGTCAGGGAGCAGCCGG ggcccctcagccccctggGGAAGACTGGGCTGCCCTTCACGAGCTGCCTGAGGACGATCGTGGGACACAAGCCCTACACCCATCTGCTCTGTGGCTTCCTCTTCGCGTCCCTGGCCTTCCAG GTCATGCAGgggatttttgctttcttctgtactCACGCCGCGGGGCTGGCCGGGAAGTTTCAGCACTTGGTGCTCATCATGCTG GTCACAGCTTCCCTCTCTATCCCCTTTTGGCAGTGGTTTTTGGGGAGATTTGGGAAGAAAACGGCAGTGACCTTGGGCCTGGCG CTGATCATCCCGGCCCTGGTGGCCATCACCCTGGTGAGCCACAACTTCCCGGCCTTCGTCCTCCTGATGGTGGTGGCAGGCTGCAGCTCGGCCGTGCTCTACCTCCTGCCCTG GTCCATGCTGCCCGATGCAGTGGATGACTTCATGCTGAGGAACCCCAACTGCCTCAACCTGGAGGCTCTCTTCTACTCCTTCTACGTCTTCTTCAACAAGTTTGCAGGCGGCCTTGCCGTGGGGATATCGACGCTGGGTTTACA tTTTGCAGGTTACCGCGCCAGAGACTGCACCTACAACCCCTCCGTCACCCTTGCCCTGAAGCTTCTCATGGCCCCAGTCCCGATCATCCTGCTGCTCATCGCCATAACCATCTTCTGCCTCCATCCCATCAACGAGGAGCGGAGGAAGCAGATGAGGATGGAGCTGGAGGCGATGGG GCGTCAGGCGCGGCGCGGCAGCTCAGACCACCACCAGGGCTGA
- the LOC118258350 gene encoding sodium-dependent lysophosphatidylcholine symporter 1-like isoform X4: MLPGARGDAEVPGPDQEGAVPQGRASHGEEKPGLPLRRKLCYAIGGIPYQMTANALGFFLQIFLLDVVQLEPFHASLILFLGRAWDAVTDPAVGFLVSKSPRRKYGKLIPWIACSTPFGVLCYCMMWSTLADGAPVSLKFLWYLFTYNFFQICMTEWGWRCSARCSAQESRGRWWALTTATRRTAAPSGTGPCPTAAPPASPARWRARAYVSASLVLGSIYCLSCLILVFGVREQPGPLSPLGKTGLPFTSCLRTIVGHKPYTHLLCGFLFASLAFQVMQGIFAFFCTHAAGLAGKFQHLVLIMLVTASLSIPFWQWFLGRFGKKTAVTLGLALIIPALVAITLVSHNFPAFVLLMVVAGCSSAVLYLLPWSMLPDAVDDFMLRNPNCLNLEALFYSFYVFFNKFAGGLAVGISTLGLHFAGYRARDCTYNPSVTLALKLLMAPVPIILLLIAITIFCLHPINEERRKQMRMELEAMGRQARRGSSDHHQG; the protein is encoded by the exons ATGCTTCCCGGCGCTCGCGGAGATGCTGAGGTGCCTGGGCCGGACCAGGAGGGAGCAGTCCCTCAGGGGAGAGCGTCCCACGGCGAG GAGAAGCCAGGACTGCCGCTGCGCAGGAAGCTCTGCTATGCCATCGGGGGCATCCCCTACCAGATGACAGCCAACGCCCTGGGGTTTTTCCTCCAGATCTTCCTGCTGGACGTCGTGCAG ctggaGCCCTTCCACGCCTCTCTGATCCTTTTCCTCGGAAGAGCCTGGGACGCAGTTACTGACCCTGCTGTTGGCTTCCTGGTCAGCAAGAGCCCGAGGAGAAAATACGGCAAGCTGATCCCATG GATTGCGTGCTCCACGCCGTTCGGGGTGCTCTGCTACTGCATGATGTGGTCCACCCTCGCGGACGGCGCCCCCGTCTCCCTGAAATTCCTGTGGTACCTGTTCACGTACAACTTCTTCCAGATTTGCATGACT GAATGGGGATGGAGGTGTTCAGCACGCTGCTCGGCTCAGGAATCCAGGGGCAGATGGTGGGCGCTTACCACGGCCACACGACGAACGGCTGCTCCTTCGGGAACGGGACCCTGCCCaacagcagcacccccagcctcgCCGGCTCGCTGGAGGGCACG AGCCTACGTGTCTGCCTCCCTGGTCCTGGGCTCGATCTACTGCCTCTCCTGTCTGATTCTTGTCTTCGGGGTCAGGGAGCAGCCGG ggcccctcagccccctggGGAAGACTGGGCTGCCCTTCACGAGCTGCCTGAGGACGATCGTGGGACACAAGCCCTACACCCATCTGCTCTGTGGCTTCCTCTTCGCGTCCCTGGCCTTCCAG GTCATGCAGgggatttttgctttcttctgtactCACGCCGCGGGGCTGGCCGGGAAGTTTCAGCACTTGGTGCTCATCATGCTG GTCACAGCTTCCCTCTCTATCCCCTTTTGGCAGTGGTTTTTGGGGAGATTTGGGAAGAAAACGGCAGTGACCTTGGGCCTGGCG CTGATCATCCCGGCCCTGGTGGCCATCACCCTGGTGAGCCACAACTTCCCGGCCTTCGTCCTCCTGATGGTGGTGGCAGGCTGCAGCTCGGCCGTGCTCTACCTCCTGCCCTG GTCCATGCTGCCCGATGCAGTGGATGACTTCATGCTGAGGAACCCCAACTGCCTCAACCTGGAGGCTCTCTTCTACTCCTTCTACGTCTTCTTCAACAAGTTTGCAGGCGGCCTTGCCGTGGGGATATCGACGCTGGGTTTACA tTTTGCAGGTTACCGCGCCAGAGACTGCACCTACAACCCCTCCGTCACCCTTGCCCTGAAGCTTCTCATGGCCCCAGTCCCGATCATCCTGCTGCTCATCGCCATAACCATCTTCTGCCTCCATCCCATCAACGAGGAGCGGAGGAAGCAGATGAGGATGGAGCTGGAGGCGATGGG GCGTCAGGCGCGGCGCGGCAGCTCAGACCACCACCAGGGCTGA
- the LOC118258350 gene encoding sodium-dependent lysophosphatidylcholine symporter 1-like isoform X5 — MLPGARGDAEVPGPDQEGAVPQGRASHGEEKPGLPLRRKLCYAIGGIPYQMTANALGFFLQIFLLDVVQLEPFHASLILFLGRAWDAVTDPAVGFLVSKSPRRKYGKLIPWIACSTPFGVLCYCMMWSTLADGAPVSLKFLWYLFTYNFFQICMTCYHVPYSSLTMFLGGNQRDRDSATAYRMGMEVFSTLLGSGIQGQMVGAYHGHTTNGCSFGNGTLPNSSTPSLAGSLEGTRRAYVSASLVLGSIYCLSCLILVFGVREQPGPLSPLGKTGLPFTSCLRTIVGHKPYTHLLCGFLFASLAFQVMQGIFAFFCTHAAGLAGKFQHLVLIMLLIIPALVAITLVSHNFPAFVLLMVVAGCSSAVLYLLPWSMLPDAVDDFMLRNPNCLNLEALFYSFYVFFNKFAGGLAVGISTLGLHFAGYRARDCTYNPSVTLALKLLMAPVPIILLLIAITIFCLHPINEERRKQMRMELEAMGRQARRGSSDHHQG; from the exons ATGCTTCCCGGCGCTCGCGGAGATGCTGAGGTGCCTGGGCCGGACCAGGAGGGAGCAGTCCCTCAGGGGAGAGCGTCCCACGGCGAG GAGAAGCCAGGACTGCCGCTGCGCAGGAAGCTCTGCTATGCCATCGGGGGCATCCCCTACCAGATGACAGCCAACGCCCTGGGGTTTTTCCTCCAGATCTTCCTGCTGGACGTCGTGCAG ctggaGCCCTTCCACGCCTCTCTGATCCTTTTCCTCGGAAGAGCCTGGGACGCAGTTACTGACCCTGCTGTTGGCTTCCTGGTCAGCAAGAGCCCGAGGAGAAAATACGGCAAGCTGATCCCATG GATTGCGTGCTCCACGCCGTTCGGGGTGCTCTGCTACTGCATGATGTGGTCCACCCTCGCGGACGGCGCCCCCGTCTCCCTGAAATTCCTGTGGTACCTGTTCACGTACAACTTCTTCCAGATTTGCATGACT TGCTACCACGTGCCCTACTCTTCCCTGACAATGTTCCTGGGAGGAAACCAGAGAGACCGAGACTCGGCCACCGCCTACA GAATGGGGATGGAGGTGTTCAGCACGCTGCTCGGCTCAGGAATCCAGGGGCAGATGGTGGGCGCTTACCACGGCCACACGACGAACGGCTGCTCCTTCGGGAACGGGACCCTGCCCaacagcagcacccccagcctcgCCGGCTCGCTGGAGGGCACG CGCAGAGCCTACGTGTCTGCCTCCCTGGTCCTGGGCTCGATCTACTGCCTCTCCTGTCTGATTCTTGTCTTCGGGGTCAGGGAGCAGCCGG ggcccctcagccccctggGGAAGACTGGGCTGCCCTTCACGAGCTGCCTGAGGACGATCGTGGGACACAAGCCCTACACCCATCTGCTCTGTGGCTTCCTCTTCGCGTCCCTGGCCTTCCAG GTCATGCAGgggatttttgctttcttctgtactCACGCCGCGGGGCTGGCCGGGAAGTTTCAGCACTTGGTGCTCATCATGCTG CTGATCATCCCGGCCCTGGTGGCCATCACCCTGGTGAGCCACAACTTCCCGGCCTTCGTCCTCCTGATGGTGGTGGCAGGCTGCAGCTCGGCCGTGCTCTACCTCCTGCCCTG GTCCATGCTGCCCGATGCAGTGGATGACTTCATGCTGAGGAACCCCAACTGCCTCAACCTGGAGGCTCTCTTCTACTCCTTCTACGTCTTCTTCAACAAGTTTGCAGGCGGCCTTGCCGTGGGGATATCGACGCTGGGTTTACA tTTTGCAGGTTACCGCGCCAGAGACTGCACCTACAACCCCTCCGTCACCCTTGCCCTGAAGCTTCTCATGGCCCCAGTCCCGATCATCCTGCTGCTCATCGCCATAACCATCTTCTGCCTCCATCCCATCAACGAGGAGCGGAGGAAGCAGATGAGGATGGAGCTGGAGGCGATGGG GCGTCAGGCGCGGCGCGGCAGCTCAGACCACCACCAGGGCTGA
- the LOC118258350 gene encoding sodium-dependent lysophosphatidylcholine symporter 1-like isoform X3: protein MLPGARGDAEVPGPDQEGAVPQGRASHGEEKPGLPLRRKLCYAIGGIPYQMTANALGFFLQIFLLDVVQLEPFHASLILFLGRAWDAVTDPAVGFLVSKSPRRKYGKLIPWIACSTPFGVLCYCMMWSTLADGAPVSLKFLWYLFTYNFFQICMTCYHVPYSSLTMFLGGNQRDRDSATAYRMGMEVFSTLLGSGIQGQMVGAYHGHTTNGCSFGNGTLPNSSTPSLAGSLEGTRRAYVSASLVLGSIYCLSCLILVFGVREQPGPLSPLGKTGLPFTSCLRTIVGHKPYTHLLCGFLFASLAFQVMQGIFAFFCTHAAGLAGKFQHLVLIMLWFLGRFGKKTAVTLGLALIIPALVAITLVSHNFPAFVLLMVVAGCSSAVLYLLPWSMLPDAVDDFMLRNPNCLNLEALFYSFYVFFNKFAGGLAVGISTLGLHFAGYRARDCTYNPSVTLALKLLMAPVPIILLLIAITIFCLHPINEERRKQMRMELEAMGRQARRGSSDHHQG from the exons ATGCTTCCCGGCGCTCGCGGAGATGCTGAGGTGCCTGGGCCGGACCAGGAGGGAGCAGTCCCTCAGGGGAGAGCGTCCCACGGCGAG GAGAAGCCAGGACTGCCGCTGCGCAGGAAGCTCTGCTATGCCATCGGGGGCATCCCCTACCAGATGACAGCCAACGCCCTGGGGTTTTTCCTCCAGATCTTCCTGCTGGACGTCGTGCAG ctggaGCCCTTCCACGCCTCTCTGATCCTTTTCCTCGGAAGAGCCTGGGACGCAGTTACTGACCCTGCTGTTGGCTTCCTGGTCAGCAAGAGCCCGAGGAGAAAATACGGCAAGCTGATCCCATG GATTGCGTGCTCCACGCCGTTCGGGGTGCTCTGCTACTGCATGATGTGGTCCACCCTCGCGGACGGCGCCCCCGTCTCCCTGAAATTCCTGTGGTACCTGTTCACGTACAACTTCTTCCAGATTTGCATGACT TGCTACCACGTGCCCTACTCTTCCCTGACAATGTTCCTGGGAGGAAACCAGAGAGACCGAGACTCGGCCACCGCCTACA GAATGGGGATGGAGGTGTTCAGCACGCTGCTCGGCTCAGGAATCCAGGGGCAGATGGTGGGCGCTTACCACGGCCACACGACGAACGGCTGCTCCTTCGGGAACGGGACCCTGCCCaacagcagcacccccagcctcgCCGGCTCGCTGGAGGGCACG CGCAGAGCCTACGTGTCTGCCTCCCTGGTCCTGGGCTCGATCTACTGCCTCTCCTGTCTGATTCTTGTCTTCGGGGTCAGGGAGCAGCCGG ggcccctcagccccctggGGAAGACTGGGCTGCCCTTCACGAGCTGCCTGAGGACGATCGTGGGACACAAGCCCTACACCCATCTGCTCTGTGGCTTCCTCTTCGCGTCCCTGGCCTTCCAG GTCATGCAGgggatttttgctttcttctgtactCACGCCGCGGGGCTGGCCGGGAAGTTTCAGCACTTGGTGCTCATCATGCTG TGGTTTTTGGGGAGATTTGGGAAGAAAACGGCAGTGACCTTGGGCCTGGCG CTGATCATCCCGGCCCTGGTGGCCATCACCCTGGTGAGCCACAACTTCCCGGCCTTCGTCCTCCTGATGGTGGTGGCAGGCTGCAGCTCGGCCGTGCTCTACCTCCTGCCCTG GTCCATGCTGCCCGATGCAGTGGATGACTTCATGCTGAGGAACCCCAACTGCCTCAACCTGGAGGCTCTCTTCTACTCCTTCTACGTCTTCTTCAACAAGTTTGCAGGCGGCCTTGCCGTGGGGATATCGACGCTGGGTTTACA tTTTGCAGGTTACCGCGCCAGAGACTGCACCTACAACCCCTCCGTCACCCTTGCCCTGAAGCTTCTCATGGCCCCAGTCCCGATCATCCTGCTGCTCATCGCCATAACCATCTTCTGCCTCCATCCCATCAACGAGGAGCGGAGGAAGCAGATGAGGATGGAGCTGGAGGCGATGGG GCGTCAGGCGCGGCGCGGCAGCTCAGACCACCACCAGGGCTGA
- the LOC118258350 gene encoding sodium-dependent lysophosphatidylcholine symporter 1-like isoform X6, which translates to MLPGARGDAEVPGPDQEGAVPQGRASHGEEKPGLPLRRKLCYAIGGIPYQMTANALGFFLQIFLLDVVQLEPFHASLILFLGRAWDAVTDPAVGFLVSKSPRRKYGKLIPWIACSTPFGVLCYCMMWSTLADGAPVSLKFLWYLFTYNFFQICMTCYHVPYSSLTMFLGGNQRDRDSATAYRMGMEVFSTLLGSGIQGQMVGAYHGHTTNGCSFGNGTLPNSSTPSLAGSLEGTRRAYVSASLVLGSIYCLSCLILVFGVREQPGPLSPLGKTGLPFTSCLRTIVGHKPYTHLLCGFLFASLAFQVMQGIFAFFCTHAAGLAGKFQHLVLIMLVTASLSIPFWQWFLGRFGKKTAVTLGLALIIPALVAITLVSHNFPAFVLLMVVAGCSSAVLYLLPCFAGYRARDCTYNPSVTLALKLLMAPVPIILLLIAITIFCLHPINEERRKQMRMELEAMGRQARRGSSDHHQG; encoded by the exons ATGCTTCCCGGCGCTCGCGGAGATGCTGAGGTGCCTGGGCCGGACCAGGAGGGAGCAGTCCCTCAGGGGAGAGCGTCCCACGGCGAG GAGAAGCCAGGACTGCCGCTGCGCAGGAAGCTCTGCTATGCCATCGGGGGCATCCCCTACCAGATGACAGCCAACGCCCTGGGGTTTTTCCTCCAGATCTTCCTGCTGGACGTCGTGCAG ctggaGCCCTTCCACGCCTCTCTGATCCTTTTCCTCGGAAGAGCCTGGGACGCAGTTACTGACCCTGCTGTTGGCTTCCTGGTCAGCAAGAGCCCGAGGAGAAAATACGGCAAGCTGATCCCATG GATTGCGTGCTCCACGCCGTTCGGGGTGCTCTGCTACTGCATGATGTGGTCCACCCTCGCGGACGGCGCCCCCGTCTCCCTGAAATTCCTGTGGTACCTGTTCACGTACAACTTCTTCCAGATTTGCATGACT TGCTACCACGTGCCCTACTCTTCCCTGACAATGTTCCTGGGAGGAAACCAGAGAGACCGAGACTCGGCCACCGCCTACA GAATGGGGATGGAGGTGTTCAGCACGCTGCTCGGCTCAGGAATCCAGGGGCAGATGGTGGGCGCTTACCACGGCCACACGACGAACGGCTGCTCCTTCGGGAACGGGACCCTGCCCaacagcagcacccccagcctcgCCGGCTCGCTGGAGGGCACG CGCAGAGCCTACGTGTCTGCCTCCCTGGTCCTGGGCTCGATCTACTGCCTCTCCTGTCTGATTCTTGTCTTCGGGGTCAGGGAGCAGCCGG ggcccctcagccccctggGGAAGACTGGGCTGCCCTTCACGAGCTGCCTGAGGACGATCGTGGGACACAAGCCCTACACCCATCTGCTCTGTGGCTTCCTCTTCGCGTCCCTGGCCTTCCAG GTCATGCAGgggatttttgctttcttctgtactCACGCCGCGGGGCTGGCCGGGAAGTTTCAGCACTTGGTGCTCATCATGCTG GTCACAGCTTCCCTCTCTATCCCCTTTTGGCAGTGGTTTTTGGGGAGATTTGGGAAGAAAACGGCAGTGACCTTGGGCCTGGCG CTGATCATCCCGGCCCTGGTGGCCATCACCCTGGTGAGCCACAACTTCCCGGCCTTCGTCCTCCTGATGGTGGTGGCAGGCTGCAGCTCGGCCGTGCTCTACCTCCTGCCCTG tTTTGCAGGTTACCGCGCCAGAGACTGCACCTACAACCCCTCCGTCACCCTTGCCCTGAAGCTTCTCATGGCCCCAGTCCCGATCATCCTGCTGCTCATCGCCATAACCATCTTCTGCCTCCATCCCATCAACGAGGAGCGGAGGAAGCAGATGAGGATGGAGCTGGAGGCGATGGG GCGTCAGGCGCGGCGCGGCAGCTCAGACCACCACCAGGGCTGA